Within Sinorhizobium sp. RAC02, the genomic segment TCGAAAAGTTCGGAAACCGACTTTACGCCGAGCAGGGCTTCCAGGTGCGAAAGCGAATTTTCAGCATTGGTGCGAAGCGCGTCGATGGCCTTGAGGCCGAGTTCGACGGAGCCGGCCTGCGCGCTCTCAAGCGTCGCTTCGACGGTCTTGGTCGCGTCTTCGGCGGCTTCCTTCATCTTGGCATAGGCTTCCTTGGACTGCGCGGCCCCCTTTTCGGCGAAATCGCGGAAGCTTTCGGAAAGCTTGCTCGGGTCGATGGAAGCGATGGAGAATACGTCGTCGATCTTCTTGGTAGCCATTGTCTGCGCTCCTTGGTTTGGCCCTCTCTAGAGGCGCCATGTTTTTGGATGAGCTTTATATAGCCGATCTCATTTCGCATTGCAACAAAATTGTGCGCTGCACAATAAATCGTGGCACCGTTAACCCTTTCGCCTGAAAGCCCGGGGCTCCCCGGCCTCGCCGCTGGACCCTCCGCCTATGCACGGCTATTAATAAAGCGTTAATCGAAAACCGGGACGCCGGAGTCAGATACAGGCCTGAATATGTCCGCAAAGCAGTATCCCTTCATCGACGTCGCCGTCCACGAGCGGGTGCGCCTGCCGTTTTCCCGCGGCGAGGCCGTCGTGCTGTTTTCCAGGGATATGGCCCGGGTGCTCTGGTCGAACGGCCGGGGTGCGACCCTGTTCGGGCAGGACAATATCTACGATTTTCTCGATATCGGCCCGGACCGCGCGGATGTCGCCTACCGCCAGCTCGCGGCGACGGCCCGGCAGGTGCAGGCACCGGGCGAGCGACGCGGCTTCGTCATGCGCATCGGCAGCGGCTTTCGCAGCGTACCGGTAAATGCGGTCGTCGAGGGTGTCACCATCCGCCCCGGCGAAGAGGCGATCCTGTTCAGCGCACCCGTCGCCCTCGGCCGCCAGAGCCAAGAGGACGCCGCGGCCGCCATGCTTACCGGCTTCGACGACCCGGACACGCATATGGCTGTGCTCGACGGCGAGGGCACTGTCATCGCGGCATCGGAGGGCTTTGACCGGATTGCCGTCAGCCCGGAGACGCGCCGCGCCCTCGTCGATGCCGCCGGACGCAGCGCCGAGCATCTGGTCAAGCGCCCCATCGCCACCGGCCGCGGCCACCTGCCTGCCGCCATCGGCCGCATTTCCAGCGAACCAGCACTTCACTTGCTCTTTGCCGTCGAAACCATTCTCGGCCACCTCGATCCGGATGAGGACGAGGCACAGCCTACCGCCGCCATCGAGATTGCGGCAGAGGCCGAGCCGATCGATGCCATCGTCCCCTCCCCGGAGAGCGAGCCGCTGGTTGAAGAAGAACGGGCTGATCCGGTCGACCCTGTTTCCGACGAGCCAGTAATGGATTCGGCCGAAGAACCTGCGGCAGACGAATCCGTTGCCGAGGAGACCGCAGCCGAAGATACGGAACCTCTGCCGGAGGAGGTCGCGGAGCCGGTCCTGGACATGCAGCCGAAAAGCGAACGGCCGACCGCCGAGACGTCACAAGCGGCGCAGGAAGACCCCATCGCAGAATCTGTGGAAGATGCGAACGCCGCCGCAGTGGAAGAAGCTGCCACTGACGCCAGCGAGGCTGTCGAGGCTGTCGAGGCTGTCGAGGCTGTCGAGGCTGTCGAGGCTGTCGAGGCTGTCGAGGCTGTCGAGGCTGTCGAGGCTGTCGAGGCTGTCGAGGCAAAATCCGGTTTTACCTTCAATCCGCAAGGCCGGCCCATCCGTTTTGTCTGGAAGATCGATGCCGAGGGCCGGTTCAGCGAGATTTCGGAAGAATTCGCCGCCGCCGTCGGCCCAAAGGCCGCAACGATTTCCGGTGAACGCTTCACCGATGTCGCCGCCCGCTTCGATCTCGATCCGGAAGGCAAGATCGGCGACCTCCTGCGCCGCCGCGACACCTGGTCGGGCAAGACGATCCGCTGGCCTGTCGAAGGCACCAGCCTTGTCGTGCCGGTGGATCTCGCCGCCCTGCCGACCTATTCGCGCAACCGGGAATTCGACGGTTTCCGCGGCTTCGGCATCGTGCGCATCGCCGACGCGGTTGAGGATACTCACGCGCGGGGGCTGACGCTGGACCAGTCCGTCGCCGCAGCCGAGGCAGAGGTCGAAGAAACCCTCGCCGAGGAAACCGGTACTCTGCTGGAAAGCGCTGCGGACGAACTGGATGAAGATGCGGTAATCACCGCAGACGATGTTTCCGCACTGCCGGGTGAACCGGTTGTCGAAGCCGACGAAGCACGCCCGTCGGAAGGGGCCACGGAGACGGAAGACACCGCTCCGGCCGTAGAGGCGGACGATACGACAACTTCGGCGAGCGACGAACAGGACGCCTTCCGCGGCGAACGCCCGGCGCTGCGCCTTGTCGAAACCCCGACCCGCCGCCAGTCGGACAAGGTCGTGCAGCTCGAAACCCGGCGCAATCGCGGCGGTCTTTTCGATGGCCTGTCGACCGGAGAACAAGCGGCATTCCGTGAAATCGCCCGCCAACTCGGCGAGACCTTTGGCAAACGCAAGGCGGAAGACCTCCCGTCCGGCGATGTGCCGGAGACACGTGCAGACGAACAGACAGACGCTGCAACCAGAACCAGCGTCACCGAAGAGCAAGCCCGAAACGCGGAAGAGCCGATCGCGGCACCCGTGACTGGCGTTTCCGAGACGGAAATGCCGGGCCTCGAAGTCGGCCCGCATGCCGACGACCTCCTGCCGAACGACCATGCCGTCGAGCGCACCGGATTTGCCCCATCGCGCCGGCAGATGGACTACGGCCTCACCGCCGCAGTGGTCGACGCGTTGCCGGTTGCGCTGCTCGTGCATGTCGGCGAACGGCTTATCCATGCCAATCCGGAATTCTTCCGCCTGACCGGCTACAGCAACCTCGAAGACCTCGAAGCCTCAGGTGGCCTCGATATCCTCCTGGCCGGCCCGGACGCGGAAGACGGCGATGGCATGATGGCGTTGCGCCATGCCGACGGCGAAAGCACGAGCGCAGTGCGCGCCCGCCTCCAGTCGATCCGCTGGGAAGATGGCACGGCGCTGATGCTGGCGCTGACACCGGCGCAGGAAAAACCTGCCCTTTCGCTGGTCGAGACGGCACCGGTGCCGGCTCAAAGCGACGAGCGCTCGGCCGATCAGGCGGCAGCCTCCGCCCTTCGCGTCGAGGTCAGTGAGCTGCGTTCCATCCTCGAAACCGCGACGGACGGCGTCGTGGTCGTCGGCCATGACGGCGACATTCGTTCGATGAATCGCTCGGCGAGCGCCCTCTTCAACTATGACGAAGATGAGACGCGCGGCCGGCCGTTTGCCATGCTGTTCGCCCATGAAAGCCAGAAGGCGGTGCTCGATTATCTCGCTGGCCTCGCCGGCCATGGCGTTGCAAGCGTGCTGAATGATGGGCGCGAGGTCATCGGCCGTGAGGCCGGCGGCGGCTTCATCCCGCTGTTCATGACCATGGGCAGCCTCTCCTCGTCCTCCGGCTATTGCGCGGTCATCCGAGACATCACCCAGTGGAAGCGCACCGAAGAGGAACTGCGCAACGCCAAGCGGGCGGCCGAGACGGCAAACGCCCATAAGAGCGACTTTCTTGCGCGCGTCAGCCACGAAATCCGCACGCCGCTCAATGCCATCATCGGTTTTTCCGACATGATGGCGACGGAGCGCTTCGGGCCGATCGGCCATCCGCGCTACATCGAATATGCCAATGATATCGGCCGTTCCGGCCGCCATGTTCTCGATATCGTCAATGACCTGCTCGACATTTCCAAGATCGAGGCGGGCGAGATGGATC encodes:
- a CDS encoding phasin; translation: MATKKIDDVFSIASIDPSKLSESFRDFAEKGAAQSKEAYAKMKEAAEDATKTVEATLESAQAGSVELGLKAIDALRTNAENSLSHLEALLGVKSVSELFELQTAFLRKQAEVAVEQAKTLQETSKKVAEKVSAPGKSAAEKAMKSFKAV
- a CDS encoding ATP-binding protein, with translation MSAKQYPFIDVAVHERVRLPFSRGEAVVLFSRDMARVLWSNGRGATLFGQDNIYDFLDIGPDRADVAYRQLAATARQVQAPGERRGFVMRIGSGFRSVPVNAVVEGVTIRPGEEAILFSAPVALGRQSQEDAAAAMLTGFDDPDTHMAVLDGEGTVIAASEGFDRIAVSPETRRALVDAAGRSAEHLVKRPIATGRGHLPAAIGRISSEPALHLLFAVETILGHLDPDEDEAQPTAAIEIAAEAEPIDAIVPSPESEPLVEEERADPVDPVSDEPVMDSAEEPAADESVAEETAAEDTEPLPEEVAEPVLDMQPKSERPTAETSQAAQEDPIAESVEDANAAAVEEAATDASEAVEAVEAVEAVEAVEAVEAVEAVEAVEAVEAVEAKSGFTFNPQGRPIRFVWKIDAEGRFSEISEEFAAAVGPKAATISGERFTDVAARFDLDPEGKIGDLLRRRDTWSGKTIRWPVEGTSLVVPVDLAALPTYSRNREFDGFRGFGIVRIADAVEDTHARGLTLDQSVAAAEAEVEETLAEETGTLLESAADELDEDAVITADDVSALPGEPVVEADEARPSEGATETEDTAPAVEADDTTTSASDEQDAFRGERPALRLVETPTRRQSDKVVQLETRRNRGGLFDGLSTGEQAAFREIARQLGETFGKRKAEDLPSGDVPETRADEQTDAATRTSVTEEQARNAEEPIAAPVTGVSETEMPGLEVGPHADDLLPNDHAVERTGFAPSRRQMDYGLTAAVVDALPVALLVHVGERLIHANPEFFRLTGYSNLEDLEASGGLDILLAGPDAEDGDGMMALRHADGESTSAVRARLQSIRWEDGTALMLALTPAQEKPALSLVETAPVPAQSDERSADQAAASALRVEVSELRSILETATDGVVVVGHDGDIRSMNRSASALFNYDEDETRGRPFAMLFAHESQKAVLDYLAGLAGHGVASVLNDGREVIGREAGGGFIPLFMTMGSLSSSSGYCAVIRDITQWKRTEEELRNAKRAAETANAHKSDFLARVSHEIRTPLNAIIGFSDMMATERFGPIGHPRYIEYANDIGRSGRHVLDIVNDLLDISKIEAGEMDLEFTAVGLNETIAEAVSLVQPQANGQRVIIRTSLSNNVPQIVADLRSIKQIALNILSNAIRFTPAGGQIVVSTAYEANGSVVLRIRDTGVGMTRSELEQAMKPFRQVTTGSRKRGDGTGLGLPLTKAMVDANRANFSISSTPNEGTLVEVIFPSPRVLAD